From Neobacillus sp. PS2-9, the proteins below share one genomic window:
- a CDS encoding DUF1189 domain-containing protein — protein sequence MNIFKQFIKSIYSPKDIALFRFQGIGKTILYVFFLTLISVLPAIIYFSTALTTGIDTAEKILTNESPDFSIKNGQLSAKTDVPVIINRENFTIIIDPTGTMTETDVENEGNAFALLKDEFVLTAAGRTDTSPYSMFEGLTKDEMLKFIDTIAGVKGVIIPVVSLLIYLFSSAASFIEVSILALIGLVLKNLLGRKLNYRQLWRMAAYSETLPTLFFTIMAAIKTTVPNSALINWFVVIIVLYLAIKEIPRPKTIKRDAP from the coding sequence ATGAATATTTTTAAACAATTTATTAAAAGTATCTACTCTCCAAAAGATATTGCCTTATTTCGTTTCCAAGGTATCGGAAAAACTATTCTTTATGTGTTCTTTCTAACATTGATTTCCGTTCTACCTGCCATTATTTATTTTAGTACAGCCTTAACCACTGGAATAGATACCGCTGAGAAGATTCTCACGAATGAATCGCCTGATTTTTCAATAAAGAATGGACAACTATCAGCAAAAACCGATGTACCTGTCATAATTAATCGTGAGAACTTTACGATTATCATCGATCCAACTGGCACTATGACTGAAACCGATGTGGAGAACGAAGGAAATGCATTTGCCTTGTTAAAGGATGAATTCGTCCTTACTGCAGCAGGACGGACTGATACATCACCCTATTCCATGTTTGAAGGTTTAACTAAGGATGAAATGCTTAAATTTATCGATACAATTGCTGGAGTAAAGGGTGTAATTATACCTGTGGTTTCGCTGCTTATTTACCTCTTCTCTAGTGCCGCCAGCTTTATTGAAGTGTCCATCTTAGCATTAATAGGTCTTGTATTAAAGAACCTATTAGGAAGAAAGCTAAATTATCGCCAATTATGGAGAATGGCTGCATATAGTGAAACGTTGCCTACGCTATTTTTTACAATTATGGCAGCTATTAAAACCACTGTACCTAACAGTGCGCTAATCAATTGGTTTGTTGTGATTATCGTTCTATACTTAGCCATAAAGGAAATTCCAAGACCAAAAACGATTAAAAGAGATGCACCATAA